tctttcagtttcccatccccaaaagaagtcagcaattagtcttttgatttgattcatggtggtcttggtaggactgatagctgacagcaggtgtataggaatggattgcagcactgatttcaccaaggtgactctacctccatagcttaacattttagtctgccatcccctgatcctgcttagaaccttagaaaccatactagagaaatatatgatcctttgtcttcctatatataggggacagcctaggtaagtgattgggccatgagtgcaATTGTATCCTGTGATCTTGCTGACCCTTTCCACCACATcagagggagtattcagtggcatcatggtttgactcttatctttattgataagttgtcctgaaatagcttcatacagtttaagagttttggtaatcaatgtaagtgagaagttgctggtagatgtgaaaatgatcacatcatctgcaaagctcaagtgatttacttgaggacctcttctttccatctggaatcctatatataaataatggtgatgaagattgttgagaagtctagacaaaacttcagcttcaatgatgaataaagtaggggatagagggtctccttgcttgagtcctcttgtagagtggaagaagccatgccttgcaccattaatgatgactgagtaccaattgtttgacataatcctccaaaccatatcaatcaacacttctccaaaccccattttcctcatgaccatacaaatgaatgaccaagagaccctatcataggccttggccatatctAGCTTTATCACCATattatccccagcctttggtctcttaatattgtggatgatttcttgagctaacattatgttctcagaaatactcctacctttaacaaatccagattgatTATCTGAGATTAGCTGAGGCAATATTGGAGCAATTCTGAGgcttatcaacttagaaatgatcttgttagtgaagttgctgagagaaATAGGCCTGTATTCTGAGAGGCTGTTAGGATGCTCATTCTTAGGAAGTAGAgctaagcatgcatgagaaataaacttgggaataccatgtccattgaagaaatactggactaatctcagtaggtcttcacagatgatatcccagcatgaatgaaagaatttcccattcattccatctggtccagcagctgatgtagggctcatagacaatacaactttcttcagctcatccatagtaggtaaggattgcaggctctcattctgctcctctgtaaccatctttggaatgcatttaagaacatcttccctgatcagtctctcttctccactgaatattttttcaaagtgtgctgtggctgctcttgcaatattgtcttcaccttgaatagtattgccatgttcatcactaatctgatggatgaataactttcttcttctttctctgataatagcatgaaaataactagtattggcatctccatctttgaaccaatgaagtCGAGTTTTTTGCTTTAAGATagccttctccatcttcagatatctgatgtactgagcattgatctgatgtagcttggacctgttctcttcagtattgtcactgattattttttctttagcttgtctcacctgctcttcatattcttttactgaagcaaaaatgtccccaaactcatttcttgaccacttactaagaatattagaaactcttttcagcttttgttggaaggttctcattggatttccttccacaggattgtcccaacatgcttttacagtgctaagaaaattaacattgtCTGTCCAGtagtttagaaatttgaaatacttaatAACATTACCTTGTTTTGCCATGCTTTCAAGTAGTAGAGGACAATGGTCAGATCCTGTGGAGGCCAAGTGATTGACAGTTGttacaggcatgacttctaaccaagattcattaaccatggccctgtcaagtcttttccaaatcctagcatctttgtccctattgttgcaccaggtgaacttctgcccacagaaccccagatcagtgagtccacaagcttctatatcacactaataaactcaaagctcttggtcacattgtatggctggccccccatcttttcttcaacatctgtaataatattaaagtctccaatGATGCACCAAGGCTTCTCCTTACTGGAAAATTGCAGCATCTTATCCCATAAGTCTCTTCTCATATAGtccttgcattttgcatatacaaaggtaatgagGTAGCTATTAGGACAAGCCACATGAGTAATGTCACAAGTCATTTGCTGTTCATCCTGGCCAACAATGTTGCATACAATGTCTTTGTTCCAGAATAACCAGATTTTGCTgttggagttggacataacattatccatacctagctgaattcTGTGGAATTCAATTTGGGATTTGTTGGAGAATGGTTCCAGCACTGCTATAATAGACAACTTATGGAGATCTTTCAACTTTTGTAGCCTGTCAAGGGCCCCTTGAGTattaatactccttgcattccagcaaatTATACTAATTATTAAGGTTTGTGAGCTTTGgacctagtgttgatgttgctaTTGAGAACAACCTTATCAGAACTGCTGATGATACTTTTCttagtctttttctttgtttgctTACTTTTAGAGGGTGGATCATTCTCCTCCTTGTCTTGCTGACTTTTTCTCTGCAATAAAGCTGTCAATGTGGATTTAAATGCCTCCAGTTAATCTTCTTGTTGTGCCTCTTTCCAATGGTCATGGTTTTCCTCATCTTCAGAATAAGTGACCCTATATTCATCAGAGAATCCCTGGGACTTAGCAACCTGTTGGACCTCATCCTCATACACCTTGTCCCTGGATGGGCTGAAAGCCTTAATCAATTGTTCACTCATAGCATCCTCATCCTCATAGTCAGTCATTGGTTGATAATCACTATCTTCTTCATTCTCAGATACACACACTACATATTCATCAACCTCAGTGTTGAGAGTATAGTTGGCCTTGGCTATATTAGTATGTGTTTCAGTATTGACACCTGCTGACTGAATGGGAGTTGTGAGAATGCAATGGGCTTGGAGGATAGTGATATCCATTCCCACTTGATCATCATCAATTACAAATTGTTCGCAAGGCTGATGAGTTTGTTGCATAGTCATGCTGTGACAAAACTTAGGAACTCCCTCagcatgatttttttcatcaattttcttcTTGATAGCATCCCTCGTTTTCTTACTTAACTTGTTCCTCTTTGCAGTAGAGTACTTGGCACTGGTGCTAGCAAGTGACCCCAAGTCTTTAGCCATAGATCCTTTAGGAGTTGGCAAAGTAGAATCCTGTGCAGTACCACTTCCTTTAGCATTTTCAGGCTAGGCTGGATCATTGATATTGTTGTGCTCAGTGGTTGCAGTGGCTCTAgagtcactcctagggtcagtgttttggttctcatgcaaaataTGAGACAAATCCCTTCCCCTTATGGTTACCCCTTCCTGCAGGTTGAGTGTGCCTCCTTTTCACTTCCATCCTGCCCCCCAACAACTTCAGCatcaataatatcaacaacattaaAAATTGGGGGCATCCTGGGGATTGGGCTAGTAGAGTCAATACCTGAGTCCCTTGCAACATTGGTCCTTTGAGTAGTACCTGTTAAGATATTACTTGTACATCCAATATGAGGGGAAGGggtttgtgggagagataagtcaataccttatCTCTGAGTTGTAGTACTTGTTTGCCTTACTGATGAACTCTTCACTATTGAGTTCCTTTGGTTGTTTGTATCTCCTGCACCttggttagtgggttgatcTTGCATAACAAGATCAACAAGAACATTGGAAGTAGTAGTAGGAGTAGCATTTTTACCTGGATCAGCATTGAGTTGATGCACTGGTACATACTTACCTTTGAGTAGTGCTCCTGTGGTTCTGATGTCCTGGTGCTGCTGCACATTAGTAGGTCGTTTGTTCTGTTTTCTTCTTTGAGTTTGCCAGCCATTGTCCTCCTTGCTAGTCATAGTGTTTTGTGGCTGTTGTGGTACTTTGGTTGTTGAAGGATTGTTGTGCACCTGTAGGTTGGCAGGTGGTGGATGAACTTGTTCTCTTTTGTCTTTCTCATCATGGCTCTtggttttcttttcattttctgcTTCTTTCCTGttcttttgttcttcatctctttttctTATGTTGTAGACATGCACCATATGCCCCTGATGCTTGCAATACATGCAATATTCAGGGACATTCTCATATAGTAGTTCTTGCCATCTTCTAATAGTTGGATCTCTTTTGTCATAGCCAAGTCAGACATGATGAGGCCTCTCCTGGGTAAGGTTGATTTGAACTCTCACCTTGGCAGTACTTCCTCTTGTCTTTTGGATAGAGGCAGCATCCATAAAGAGGACTTTTCCAACAGGGGCCAATAGTGTAGTAACAAACTCCTTTTCATAGCAATGCCATGGGAGTTCTGGCAGTGCTACCCACACAGGAACTATAGGAGTTTCCTCCTCAGGCCTAAAGGTTGGTGTCCAAGTTTGTATCCTCATAACTTGCCCTTCAATGGTCATCCTTTGCCTGGTCCACACAGTTGTGTAATCCATTTCATTGTCAAGGTCAATGTATACATGCCTTGCATTAAAATGGGCAATTTTAACACCTCCCACAAGCTGTGTTTGGAGGATGAAGCTTCTCCTTATGAGTTCCACCTTTGGCATGGTGTTACTAAATTTCCCAACAAGAGTACATTTGCATCTTTGAGCTAATTTAATCATGAAGTCATCAATCATATATCACAGCTGGTAACCCTTATATAGTAGTATAGATAGGAGTATATAGTTCAAGAAGGGTGTCATTCTTAGCTTGGTTTAATCTAAACTTAGACACAAAGGTTTGAATCACAGTGTAGGGGGCAGGgtgagggacctgttcctttctATTGGGGAACTGATTTCTCTGAGGATTTCTATTGTTGTTTTCAGGTTGTTGAGGTTGGGTACTAACAGGTTTAGGGACTTGATTGTTGGGGCTAGGCTTATCAAAGTTGGAGGATATTTTTGGGAAGGTACTTGGAGTACTTGTAGTTTTGTGAGTTTGGAGTATGTTGGTGGTCAGGGTCTCAGCATTAGAATTAGGCTTGGTAGTGTTATGCTCATTACCCTGCATAAGATTATTAGAAGCAGTACCAAGGAGTGTATTTACTCCATTGGATTTCAACAAATTAACATCAATATTCATAGAAGTAGAATTATGTCCAGCTGCACTATTCTTATTAGTATGATAATGATGCACATCAGCACTAGGCACCAAATTATTTTCCAAACCTTGCCCATGATTATTAGGAAGATCAATATAATTAGGAGATAGTTGAATGTCATTAGGAGAACACACATACTGACCCTGCATATTGAAATCAAGAGAAGGAGAAAACTTACCTTGTACTCCTGTGATCGAACTAGTGCTGCAGATATGGTTTAAGTTTTTTGGCATTGGATCATTGCAAGTTATTTGATTATTGTGGGATTGACTACAATCATCAAGGTACGGATGGTGATCATTAGCCAATGTAGGTTCCTCAATTCGAATACCACTGTGACTTTGATAATCTCCTTCGGAAAAGTCTTGacaactttttgaatttgaactttttGAAGATAATTTGGGGTCAGTGGTTTGTGTAGGAAGCGTCACAACAGCCTTGGGAACATTTTGGGATTGGTGTCTCAATATTTTgttcaccggagctccggcagTCTCATCACGATTGTCGCCTTGacaacttttcaaatttgaatcttTTGGTAGTGATTCAAGACTATCCATATAGCTAGGAAGCTTCTCTACACTGTTGCGCACCTTTTGTCATTGGTCTTGGCTCAATTGGTTAACCGGAGGTCCGGCGACCTCTTCTCGTTCAGTAGCGAAATGGATATTCGAAGCCTGTGGTTGAAATTCGAGCTGGTTCTTGATGCCTGAAAGGTTCTCCTCATCGAGCTTAGCATGTTGGCATTGATTTTGATGGGATATACTTGCCGGAGCTCCAGCGCCGACATCAAAGTTTTTGCCGGCGATTCTAATGCCGGTGAAACTTATACCATTAGACGCGTCTTGACCAGGAGAACAAACCCCAGTGGGTCCGACATCTCGAATATCGTCGGAACTTGTTCGAATTTCAATTCGCTTGTCCGGCGAGACTGTGTTCTTTagctcaaattttgaaaatttagtgCTCACAACTGGTGATGTAATTTGTTCTAATTTTTCAACTGTATGTAGTCCAAGTGATGATGAATCATTTGCACCCACTCTTGAGACTCGAATCAATCCATCTTTGTGCAAAGCAATGATTTTGTGTGCTGCTCGCAGCTCCTCCTCAGATATGTGTACAGTGATTGCATCAGCGTTTGGTGAATTGGAGGAGCTGTGTTTGGACCCTCGGGTCGTCGTAACTTGCATTACATTCGTATCGACAGGATCTACGATCCTATCTTTAGAACGAAATGTTTCAGCGTTGGGAGGTGGGTCCCCCCCATTTTCGTATTTGTGACTTAAGTGCCCTTATTAGGAGCTTTTTGCTAGAGAGatattgtagagagagaaagatgATGCAATCCTCGTTCCAAATGCTTCTTTATTGCCAAACTAGCATTTTATGATTTGGGTTATTTTTCATCTTCGAACCCCtaaattttgtttattttttctacATTATTTTTCCtgattcttataatttttttttgtactaAATTGACTATACTACTTGTATAAGTCTGTAAAAGATGACTTATTTGTATCCATTTgtcaacattttttttatttttttcaagttaaAAACACTATGTATTGTTTCCCATGTTATCGTATCAGTGGTCAAGTTATTGAATGTTTGttttaaataagaaaagaacGGAATAAAGCAAATAAAGGCATAATCTTTTTTAACCTGTTTATTAACTTATAAAAACAGAAAATGAATTTGCTTGATGAAGTTCAACTGAACTTTTATCCATGTTGTCAGGTTTCAGCACAATGGGACTCATAATTCTCAATTACTTTtactagaattttcttttttattcttgttgtttcATTTAGAATatgctaaaagaaaaaaaaataaatttcatttaaCTTGGAATCAGTCTATCAAAATGTTGGCTGTTATGTGGAACTTTATATATTGGAGAACTTGATAGCTATTATCTGGAAGGAGTAATCATTCTTTTCTCTATTGATCTTATTTATATatctatgaatatttttttcctgTTGTTCTTAACCTGAATTAGAATGTTGCAGTTATTAGGCTCAAAAGAGCCAAAGTGGGAGATATCCTAGGGAGAAAATTGCAATGGCTTCTCTATTCAAGGTAATATGAATTCCACAGTGTTCTTTGTCTTTTTATGTATGCTGTATACATGGTATGTTTTTCCAATAATCAATTTGTCCATTGACTTGATGTTTTTAAGTTGTGTCTTTCTTTGTGTTTTCGTGGATTGTACTAGTGCCTGAAGAGATCTGCTCCTGCCTGTGGAAAGCACAGCCTTTGgagtatataaaacatgttATTACTTTTTACACTCTACTTTAATCCTTGTGTAGTTGCTCATCGGAGGAGTTATCAACTTTTTTTCCCCTTATATTTCTATCATGAAGGAGGGTTGGGAAGGGTACAGTAAGAATTCTACACACACCTATTGCATGGAGACTTGAATAGGTACCACTAAGCTATAAGCCTCAGTGTTATGAGTAGCTACCAACTCTTACATGGTTTCCTGATTTAACTCGAAAGTTTGTTGTTTAGGAAGCAAGATACATCTATGACTTcccatatttctatataatgtTAGCAAAGTGCAGCAAATGAGTCTCCTGCATCTCCATTGGcatttcataaaattttaacATAACGAGAATGTAGTGTCCTATGTCCTTTCTTAATCTAGATTTTATTTGCTTTTAACTATCTTTTAACATTTCCTTGTTGTTTCTCTCTTAGGATTTAGCCAAGATTTCAGCATATAGGGATAGAAGGTTTCCAGGAACACAAGAAGAATTTGAAGATGCTTTGTTAAAGTCGATAACTGTTTATATGGGGAATATGTCATTCTACACAACAGAGGAGCAAGTATATGAGCTGTTCTCTCGTGCTGGAGAGATTAAAAGGATAGTGATGGGGTTAGATAAGAATTCCAAAACTCCTTGTGGATTCTACTTTATGATGTATGACCTGAACTTGCTTTCAATCTTAAATTCTTTCATTTTGTGTTGCTAACCTTCAACCGTATAATTTCTTCTCCAAATATGGTACATCTGCTCCAGCTTTAGCTAGTTCCCTCTATCTCTGATTTTGTTTACTTGTTTAATAAGcatctcatatcatatatgttactgtttatcaaaaaaaaagaatttcattTTATCTATTTGTCATTTGTTCATGCCATCTGATGAATTTAAGGATCATGTATGCCGTTTCTACTCCTACAAGTATCGCTCAACTCTTTACTCGTTGTGTCTTCAGATTTAGACGACACATGTTACAGTCCTGAGGGTTAATacaaggaacttaagaagaatTCTGAAGATTATTTGATTCAGTATTGAGTGTTAAAACTAGTTTGACATGTTCTTCTAGCATATTACAAGAAATCTGAATCCACTCGATGCGATCGAAGACCATCTAGGTTTTTGGTTTCCCTAGCAAGGACAAGATTCCCAGTACAAGCAAGGGTTCAATTtgatatctttaatttttttcattttctttggaAAGTTGGCAGTGTTAGAGTAAGGCCAATGGCATAGGCAGAAGTCAAGACGGATGTCTGCTGAAAATTGCGGATGAAGCTTGTTTTTCACATGAAGGTGAAAATTAGATCCAGCTGTTCTTTGGTGCAAAGGAACTACATGAGTAAAAGTTCGACATACAAGGTTCAGGTTGAGAGGTGCTATTGAGTATGTGTTAAGACAGGATGATACGGATTTTGGTTCATACTGCTGGATAACTGTGCAGTTGGCTATTGAGAGTAAAGAAGGCTATTAGCGGAGTCTATCGAAGTCAAATATTAGTATTTGGGTTCTTGATACCTTCGATATCTTAAAATGGAAAAACAGAAGAAGCTTGGGACCTAGATGAGAATATGGAAATGTGAGTTTTTTTTATCTGCAATGATAAAGTATGAAATCTTTCAGAAGACGGTAGGAAAAAAACAGAGACttccaaaattttgaaatatctgAAGATTATAGCgcagttttattttctttaatggATTCAACACTATTGCAGTTATCTATCTTATTCTGACATAGCAATCAATGTTAAACTTTGTTTGGAATTTTTGGATTTAAAGAGTCCTAGAGGAAAGGAGGGACATGtgggagaaaagaaaagagaggagAGAAGGGAAAGAATTTTTTATCACTCTCTCTATCTCAATTTAtcttaatttatgtggcacactTTTCTTTTCagttgtttcaaaaagaatgtcacatttctataactaaaaataatttaactttaaattctCCTGTTACCCTTAATGTtagaccaggaggtcacgggttcaagccttggaaacagcctctggcagaaatgcaaggtaagactgcgtacaacagacccttgtagtcgggcccttccccggaccctgcgcatagcgggagcttaagtgcaccgggctgcccttgcCCACCCTTAATGTTAGACCACACATTTCTaaagtctttttattttcttaaactttatGCCAAGTCAAATAGTGCTAGATAAATTGGGACAAAATGAGTATTACTTTTGCATCAATTTGGAGAAAAATGAATGGTGTGACTTTTATCTGACACTAATCACCTGTTATGTAGTCATTTCATTTGTAATCCTAACGTGCTTCTTGGTATTACAAAACATTTCACTAATGGAGTCACATCTAGTTTTTGCCAGTTTGAACTGAAAAGGAAACTTTGCTCCttgatagaaaaaataaaagaaaatttctcTCGtatttgtgttatatttttcttctcctttttcaaGTCTTGGGATTGTTTAACTTGTTAGTCTAACGGTATCATAACAAAAAGTTGGAGTATTTTGGCTATGGCGTCTTCGATGTTATCTACTTGTTCTGCTTTGTCACCTTCTTAATGATggtaaacaaaataaattaagaggAGAGTTTCTAGCTAGGAATGAGAGTCAAATAGGTTCTTTGCAAAGCGAATCAGCCAAATTAACCTTTCACAAAGTAAAAGTAGGCATTTGTTCTTCCCTAAAAATCCCAAAATATGATTCTAATAATGTATATGCACCTTCATGTCATCCATGTATCATCAATATTTTTTCAGAAGCTATTATATTGTTCTTTGACTACTTGTGATGGTGTGGGGTGAATTTGTATTTGGGAAGTATATCTATTTCGTAGCATTCTCTGTCTTGTTGCCCTGTTCCAAGCTTGTCAAATTTTGCTACTTTTAGATGTGTTGTCATTTTAATTGACTTGGGTTGACACTTACAAAGTTTAAGAACAGATGGTTGAAtgtgtattattattatattaggTTTGATGTGAAGgagttcaaataatattttgaacaGTAAAAAGGAGAGAAGTAAGTCGAAATAATGTCAGATGATTTAGTAGTATGTATTTATGCCTGAGTTTAAATATGACACTAGGAAAGATGTGAACTTTTAGGATGTGCCAACATAAATATAGATCAATAAAAACGGAATGAAAGGAGTGTATCACAAGTTTGTCTCTTTGGTGCTACCATTGTCGTTGCAGTAATAAACATAAACctattttctcattatttttttcttttttgatagtTGAAGTGATTTCTTCTTATAAACACCAAGATGGTATTAGGTGTATGTTGTAGTTTGTTACATATATATCTTTGAGTTTATTTCCCGATTAGGGCAACATCCTATTTCCTGTACTAGGCAAAAAATgccaaagaagaaaataaaagaaggtGAGGAAATATCATTTGCATCGATAGTAACTGCAAAACTATTATAGATACTACTCTAGAGATGACACTGAAGACTCTATCAAATATATCAGTGGGACAATTCTTGATGATTGCCCTATTCATGTGGATTTTGATTGGGGATTTCAAGAAGGTAGGCAATGGGGCCGTGGTAGGAGTGGTGAACAGGTAATCTCGTTAGTGACTCATCCTTTTTTCTTGAGATTCATGCTAGCATTTGAtctgatttatatttttttcccaGGTACGGGACGAATATCGTATCGACTATGATCCAGATATCCTTCTTTTACTCAATAATCATGTATTAACAAATttctttcaacttcttcaactttctttttttaaaaaaataattttttatttgtagctattttcttgtattttttattttcagatAAAAATGTTTTCATATCATGCACCAAGTTTTCATCACCTTATTGGACGATTGAGTGAAACTCTAGCATTATAGTCCAATAATTAGAACAATCCTATTTTTTGCATTTGTTCACCCAAATGTCAATGGGGTTTAAGACATCATTCTTTCTCTATTTATATTTAAGAATTTAGGAGTATCTAACTAGTTATACGTCGTGGTAGTTATGGAAAATTGGTCCAAAAGAAATTGAAAGCACAAAGGCAACTAGTGGATTATACTACAGGATCATTGGGCGCGTACCCACCAGTTTTGCCGCCACCTTATTGTGAGTTTAACTGTTCTTAATCCATACGTAGTTGTTTTTTCGATAATATTGACTCTTTCTTTCATCTTAGCAAAGAGCTTCTTTCtcacaatattttattttttgataatatatGAAATGTACAGTGTAAAGTACGCAAATatgtttcttcctttttttctccaggaagaaaatatttttattcaaaattcaacttcaagTGCCTCATTACTGCAGATTTAGATTTTACTACTACAGGACTTAGGGGAGTATGTGGGTAGGGGTGTGTGTATGGAGGGGGGGGAATGACACCCATAAGTAAAACTAGCCAATGTTTATTAGTACCAAAGTTGGTTCAGTGGTGAACAAGTAGTTCTTATCATGCACCTTAGTGGTTCGAATATATGTGCCTTTCATTTAATGTGTTATAACTATAGCTCTTAGAGCCTCTTCAGAGGAATGATGGTTTTTATATTAAATACTGAACCTGTTAAGCACACTGTCTACTTTCTAGCTTCGTAGTGAATCAAACGTGTAtggttaaaaaaattatataagttTCTGCATGAATAGAGTGACAACTTCTGATTGTTATTGCTCTGGGTTTGTTAGTACTAAATTTTGAGCTAGCCGTATTCTTTTCCATAATTGATTCGGTTGCTTTTTCCAAATTAATGCTGCTGTGAGTTTTCATTATTCTAgtataaattataaattcatatttaaatttcaGATCTCTCTAtcaaaagaaagggaaaaggaAGAGATTGAATCAACCAATTTAGGATTTCAATTAGCTTGGAATAGTTGATTCGTTGTACATTCAAGCTCCAATGAGTTTTTCTTTGCACTTCAAATCATCTGAATTTATCTGTGGTGCTCCAACTGTCTGGTGTAGTAGATTTtgcaatatattataattataataaaaatgtgTCACATTTCTTATAGACCTTTTACTATGTCTATGACATTGACTTATACAAGAAATATTGCAGATGGTAGACATGGTGGAAATCATGGTCATGGAGGATCTTATCGACATGGCAGAGGCAAGCTCTTCAAAGCTATTGATTCAGTTCTAATGCTCTacaatatttgtatttttctgtCTTTTGTTTCATTAGAATAGATTAAGCAAATAACTAATTCTCTATCTGTGGAAAATAGATTATCATCGCAAGCGTCAcaggtgttacaccccacacttttaaactcagaatgtctcataagttccttagacattatcatgtgagccgtatacgctacgacactatcaaa
This region of Solanum dulcamara chromosome 9, daSolDulc1.2, whole genome shotgun sequence genomic DNA includes:
- the LOC129903653 gene encoding nuclear cap-binding protein subunit 2-like — translated: MASLFKDLAKISAYRDRRFPGTQEEFEDALLKSITVYMGNMSFYTTEEQVYELFSRAGEIKRIVMGLDKNSKTPCGFYFMIYYSRDDTEDSIKYISGTILDDCPIHVDFDWGFQEGRQWGRGRSGEQVRDEYRIDYDPGRGSYGKLVQKKLKAQRQLVDYTTGSLGAYPPVLPPPYYGRHGGNHGHGGSYRHGRDYHRKRHREDDHHRSDYSKRSYDRESRRTSYHKSRPEKNPRFHESGDSDKEDDEDRKQLHFSVYLVIARVSFLTTPIKRLMVYAHHVEEDKKKAMEEHQCKKARLVCNESNHQKSGNGNRSFFQKRSSGYAPSSTSPMTPSNMNY